The Chrysoperla carnea chromosome X, inChrCarn1.1, whole genome shotgun sequence genome includes a region encoding these proteins:
- the LOC123302381 gene encoding SCAN domain-containing protein 3-like — MRKYFCTRMSIPRPAVNLFIKCCDICKTKQQTGQKTIPKGKKPIQTIKYNNRGQIDLIDFQSSPDLEYKWILLYKDVKTNFICLRPLQTKRASEVANELLKIFLEIGAPHILQSSNGNEFVEQIIEELRCLWPECVQVRARRTLQIERSEKDIEELLRAWIAQHKLMRWSLGLHYVQWQKNTRFHENSNKCAYKSLFGCDPKAGFGLDNIPQSILSKINEEDDLHLLNLHDNQGQSGEFSGNNLYENQSQSVMENVVIALDQQDLKFVFHEGIKHE, encoded by the coding sequence AtgcgtaaatatttttgtacacgaATGTCAATACCGCGACCCGCAGTAAATCTATTTATCAAATGTTGCGATATTTGTAAAACCAAACAACAAACCGGTCAAAAAACTATACCTAAAGGAAAAAAACCGATTCAAacgattaaatataataatcgtGGCCAAAtcgatttaattgattttcaatcGTCACCTGATCTCGAATATAAATGGATTCTTTTATATAAAGAcgttaaaacaaatttcatatgtTTACGACCATTACAAACGAAACGCGCTTCAGAAGTTGCAaatgaattgttaaaaatattcttagaaattgGAGCACCACATATTTTGCAATCATCCAATGGCAATGAATTTGTTGAGCAAATAATTGAAGAATTACGATGTCTGTGGCCAGAATGTGTCCAAGTACGTGCTCGACGTACACTTCAAATTGAACGCAGCGAAAAAGATATTGAAGAATTGCTACGTGCTTGGATTGCACAGCATAAATTAATGCGCTGGTCCCTCGGTTTACATTACGTCCAGTGGCAAAAAAATACCAGGTTtcatgaaaattcaaataaatgcgCATATAAATCGTTATTTGGATGTGATCCCAAAGCTGGGTTTGGTTTGGATAATATACCTCAAtcgattttatcgaaaattaatgAAGAAGACGATTTGCATTTGTTAAATTTACATGATAATCAGGGGCAAAGTGGAGAGTTTTCCGggaataatttatatgaaaatcagAGTCAATCAGTTATGGAAAATGTTGTAATTGCATTAGATCAACAagatttaaagtttgttttccATGAAGGGATTAAACATGAATAA
- the LOC123302355 gene encoding dolichyl-diphosphooligosaccharide--protein glycosyltransferase subunit 1 codes for MKLQIILIFSVYLVLNSVLTQTIDSNLVNNNVERTIDLTSQLAKVSIKITLKNSGTQPIKNFLLYENPKEKGILAYIIAKDTSKQTLQIDVQGKQRRIHLQNPLLSGKTTIVNVEYVLAKSLEPYPAKITQRERQLVRFITTQHFYSPYATTEDKTTFKLSSRNIESYTKVKPVSQNDQLLTYGPNKNVEPLSEVDVLVHFENNSPFLTVTNLVRTIEVSHWGNIAIEEHIDLLHTGAQLKGSFSRYEYQRDSNSGLASIKSFKTILPASASDAYYRDNNGNISTSHMKIKRDAVELDLRPRFPLFGGWKTQYTLGYNVPSYEYLFHSGDEYLLKMRLIDHIFDDMLVDRVTTTIILPEGSTNLNLKTPYPVKRHPDTLHYTYLDMKGRPVVSFSKEFLVENHIQDFELSYNFPRLLMLQEPLLVFGALYILFLVIIVYVRLDFSITKEKKE; via the exons atgaaattgcaaataatattaatatttagtgTTTATTTAGTATTAAATAGTGTTTTAACACAAACAATTGATTCAAATTTAGTGAATAACAATGTTGAAAGAACTATTGATTTAACATCACAATTAGCAAaagtttcaatcaaaataacgcttaaaaattcaGGTACAcaaccaattaaaaatttcctattGTATGAGAATCCCAAGGAAAAAGGAATACTAGCGTATATCATTGCGAAAGATACCAGTAAACAAACATTACAGATCGATGTACAAGGGAAACAACGTCGAATTCACTTACAAAATCCATTGTTATCGGGTAAAACAACAATTGTTAATGTAGAATATGTGTTGGCTAAATCGTTGGAACCATATCCGGCTAAAATTACTCAACGTGAACGACAGTTAGTACGTTTCATTACGACTCAACATTTTTACTCACCTTATGCAACGACCGAAGATAAAACTACGTTTAAATTGAGTTcacgaaatattgaaagctataCCAAAGTGAAACCAGTGTCTCAGAATGATCAATTATTGACGTATGGACCAAACAAGAATGTGGAACCCTTGTCGGAAGTTGATGTATTGGtacatttcgaaaataattcaccatttttaacg GTAACGAATTTAGTTCGAACAATCGAAGTATCGCACTGGGGTAACATCGCTATCGAAGAGCATATCGATCTCTTACATACCGGTGCACAATTGAAAGGTTCATTTTCACGATACGAATATCAACGAGACAGCAACAGTGGTTTAGCAAgtattaaatcattcaaaacgATTCTTCCAGCATCAGCCAGTGATGCTTATTATCGTGACAATAACGGCAATATATCAACATCACATATGAAAATCAAACGAGATGCCGTTGAATTAGACCTTCGCCCACGCTTTCCATTATTCGGCGGTTGGAAAACTCAATACACACTTGGCTACAATGTTCCATCGTACGAGTACTTATTCCATTCTGGAgatgaatatttattgaaaatgcgATTAATTGATCATATTTTTGATGATATGTTAGTGGATCGAGTTACAACCACAATTATTTTACCAGAAGGAAgtactaatttaaatttaaaaacaccatATCCAGTCAAACGTCATccagatacattacattacacatatttGGATATGAAAGGACGTCCAGTGGTTTCCTTCTCCAAAGAATTTCTTGTGGAAAATCATATACAAGATTTTGAATTAAGTTATAATTTCCCCCGATTGTTAATGTTACAAGAACCGTTGTTAGTTTTCGGCGCGTTGTATATTCTATTCTTAGTAATAATCGTTTATGTAAGATTAGATTTTTCAATTACTAAAGAGAAGAAAGaatga
- the LOC123302376 gene encoding mediator of RNA polymerase II transcription subunit 30: MSGPPHQFPTGFPNPQQPGMRSQFGPGQMSGPMGPGMQSPLGGHMQMGGNQMGTGSINNGMGGQMPPGMAGTGMCPPMHCPMDSPQPYRMGGPGMPSQHAQLQQMQLQQLQVQQAQQQQAVVQQQQKVQQQVQQQVAQPTQQVVQQVVQQQPPTNTTPNTSATPTPPAPQTASQNKEFNTVSLCRFGQETVQDIVSRTQEVFGALKIIQPPNGTLPGSTNSSEKKAKVQEQLRTIRLLFKRLRLIYEKCNESCQLQGMEYTHIESLIPYKDELDIKSDEKKTSEAYRAVVEEHKELNEQVVLKNRQLKEVIDHLRRIIWEINTMLNMRRS, translated from the exons ATGTCGGGACCACCACATCAGTTTCCTACTGGGTTCCCAAATCCACAGCAACCGGGTATGCGTTCACAATTTGGACCCGGTCAAATGTCTGGACCAATGGGTCCCGGTATGCAAAGTCCATTAGGTGGTCATATGCAAATGGGTGGTAATCAAATGGGTACTGGTAGTATAAATAATGGAATGGGTGGACAAATGCCACCCGGTATGGCTGGGACAGGAATGTGTCCACCAATGCATTGCCCTATGGATTCACCACAACCGTATCGTATGGGTGGACCTGGAATGCCTAGTCAACATGCACAG ttGCAACAAATGCAACTACAACAATTACAAGTACAACAAGCGCAACAGCAACAAGCCGTCGTTCAACAACAGCAGAAAGTTCAGCAACAAGTACAACAACAAGTTGCACAACCCACACAACAGGTTGTACAACAAGTAGTACAACAACAGCCACCAACGAACACAACACCAAATACTAGTGCAACGCCTACACCGCCCGCACCTCAGACTGCATcacaaaataaagaatttaatacGGTATCGTTGTGTCGATTCGGTCAAGAAACTGTACAGGATATTGTTAGTCGAACACAGGAAGTGTTTGgagcattaaaaattattcag ccACCAAATGGAACGTTACCCGGTTCAACAAATAGTAGTGAGAAAAAGGCCAAAGTACAAGAACAACTTCGTACAATCCGTTTATTATTCAAACGTTTAcgattaatttatgaaaaatgtaatgAAAGTTGTCAACTCCAAGGTATGGAATACACGCATATAGAAAGTTTAATACCATACAAAGATGAATTAGATATTAAATCCGATGAGAAGAAAACATCTGAAGCGTATCGAGCGGTTGTTGAAGAACATAAAGAATTAAATGAACAAGTTGTGCTGAAGAATAGGCAATTGAAAGAGGTGATTGATCATTTACGACGTATTATTTGGGAAATTAATACAATGTTAAACATGCGACGATCATGA